A single genomic interval of Candidatus Methylomirabilota bacterium harbors:
- a CDS encoding tRNA-binding protein — protein sequence MAPSDFDAVDIRVGVVTDAREFPEVRRPAYRLWIDFGPLGVKRSSAQITRHYRLDQLIGRHVVAVVNFPPKQVGPFLSEVLVLGAYDGEGGVVLLEPERPVAPGSRIG from the coding sequence ATCGCCCCGTCCGACTTCGACGCCGTCGACATCCGCGTCGGCGTCGTCACCGACGCTCGTGAGTTTCCCGAAGTCCGCCGGCCGGCCTATCGGTTGTGGATCGACTTCGGCCCGCTCGGCGTCAAGCGCTCGAGCGCCCAGATCACCCGGCATTACCGGCTCGACCAGCTGATCGGCCGCCACGTCGTCGCCGTCGTCAATTTCCCGCCCAAGCAGGTGGGCCCGTTCCTGTCCGAGGTCCTGGTGCTGGGGGCCTACGACGGCGAGGGCGGAGTCGTGCTGCTGGAGCCGGAACGGCCCGTGGCCCCGGGCTCGCGGATCGGCTGA